ATTTCTATTTTGCCAGACGTTGTTTTTGTGGTTCTTTTCATTTCACGTTTTTGTGTGTGAGTAATATAAGGAAAGAACACACAAATGATAGTAATGGTTTGGCAAAGAAGGGTAAAGATAAGCCTCCATAGTCAGATAAGGTAGAAGTAAAAGATAAGAGTTCGAGTATAACTTTTGCTGAAGCCTCAAGGGATGTTATGATGGTAAATGATTGTAGTCTTGCAATTCTACCCACCTTTTCTTATGACCTTCTTAATGGAAATCGCATCCGTTGTTTGCGAGATGGGGGATGTCAATCAAATTTCATAACGGAAGAGTGTGCTGTTAGGGAAAATTTACCAATTGTTAAATCAAATATTACGTTAAGAGTAAATGGATTTAATTCTTCCCGATTGTACAATGCGTGTTCTTATAAAGTGTCTATGATGATTGGGGACAGATTATGTGAATTGGAGGCTATGAGTGTACCATCCATTAAAACATGTTTAAAACTACCTGGTTTGACATCTGTTGTTCAGGGTTTTATTGAAAAGGGCTATACTGTGGCTGATAAATATCTGTTGAATGGAAAGGATGAAATTATGGACGTAGATTTCATTTTAGGGTCGAATTCTGCATATTGCCTAAAGGAAAATACTGTTCATTTTGGTGAATTAGAGGGTAATATACCTTCTGTGTACTCGGTAACTCCGTTGGGTATTATGCTCATAGGAAATCTGGATCAAATGAGTCAtaatttgatacatttgaagaattGTCAGGACACAGTTGCCTGTATTTCATGCTCTAATATTTTATCTATACTATGTGAAGAAGTTAAGGACATGGGTAATGTCTTCAATGCTTCCCTGACAAACAATTATACAGAAGTTGGAGCTAATTTTGTGGTACTTGATCATAATGGAGAAATTATAGACTCTGAATTTGAGAGAGCCAGCAAAGAAGTTCTCGACAACTTATGTTCGAAAACATTGAATTTTGATGATGTCAATATTCCAGAAGATTATGTCGAGAACAATGATAAAATTGTTGACTATGTTCTCAGTAACACAACTCGGAATGCTGACGGCAGACTAGTTATGGCCTTAATTTGGAATGATAAGGTAAAACATTTATTGGGCAAAAATCGCCATTTGGCAACTCAAATTTTGAAGTCTAATCTAAAGAAATTCACCATAAAGATTCCGGATTACTTAAATATGATGGATCAATATTTCAAAGAACAACAGGAGTTAGGCATCATAGAAAGAATAGAGAATTTGGAACAGTTTTTGTTGGAGAATCCTTGTCACAGTTTCATGGGTCACCTGGGAGTTTTCAAGcttgagagagagactacaaaatgTCGGGTGGTCTTTTTGTCTAACCTTAGATAAAGAGATCCCTCTCAGAAAGTTACACTGAGTCACAATCAAGCCATGTTGAGTGGACCTTGCATCAATCAAAAGATAACCACTGCTCTTTTGAACTTACGCTTTGATACTAAATTGCTATGTTTTGATGTAAAGAAAGCTTTTCTAAATATTTGCTTGACCCCTTTGGATTCAAACAAGCTGCTGTTTTTGTGGTTCAAAAATATGGCTCGGAAAGATTATACTCTTGTTGGATATAGAAATTTGAGATTGCCCTTTGGCTTAGTTTGCTCACCTTGTTTGCTTTTGCTTGGTCTGTACAAAATCCTTATGATTGATACTGATATGGATTCTAAAGAAATTAAGGAACTTAAGAGACACATCTACTCCCTAATCTATATGGATAATGGTAGCATTACCTCCAATACTAAAGAAGAACTTCAGTGGGCATTTGATAATCTTAAAAACATATTTGAACCTTATAAATTTTTTCTGCAGCAGTTTGTCACTAACGATAAGGAACTACaggataaaattgatgaaaatgaatCTAAGAAAACCTCAACAGAAGTTAAGCTTTTGGGAATGGTATGGAATCGTTTAGATGATACTTTAAGAACCCGACATTTGCAGTTGGATATCGGAGCAGATAATAAGAGGAAAGTATTAAAATCCATTGCTGCACACTATGATGTGTTTGGATTTACAGGACCAATTCTAAATAGAGCTAGATTGTTTTTGCACAAGTTGCAGTGTGATGGCTCATTTGATTGGGATATGAAACTTGATGCTAGCCTTTTGAGGGAATGGAAAAACATTTGTAGACAAGTCAATGCATCTCCTGAAATAAAGATTCAAAGGTTTGTGGGAAGAAGGAATAGTCAGTATAGATTGGTAGCCTTTACTGATAGCAGTAAAGATATATATGGTACTACTGTTTATATTCAAGAGATTGATTCTTTGGAAGTTAGTTTTGTACTTGCCAGAAACAGAATTGTCAACAAAGTACTTTCAGCTAAGggaattctttcattagaatttcaGTCTATTGTATTGGGCTCGGAAGTATTAATTGACCTTTATAAAGATCTGGTAGGCCCTGCTTGTGTTACGCCATTAGATATAGTAGAATTGAAGCTATATTCTGAGTCTAGTTTCTCTTGCTTGGATTAATTCTCATGTTCATAAGCTTGAGAAGCAAAGTAAAAATAGTATATTAATTCTTAATCGGTTGGAACACATAAGCAGACTTTGTGAAATTCATCCTATTATTTAtggatttgtttcaggtattgaaaaCCCAGCTGATCAAATTACCAGACCTGTTTCATATAGAACTCTTATAAAGTCcaattatttttcaggacctaaatttttaaaagtgtGTTCTAATATGGATATGCAGATCAGCAGAgatgatattttgaatattcagGTTCCAAATCCTTTGGCAAAACCTGACCTTTCAGCCCTGGAAGTACACAACTATCAGGTGATGCATGGCACGTCTATAGCTAAAGTTAATGAGCATTTAATATCGCCACAGAAATATTCTGATTTCTACAAACTGGTTTCCGTGCATAGATTAGTTTTAAAGTTTGTTCACATTCTAAAAGGTAGAATGTATAAAAGGGATAAGGTTAAATACGCTCATATGAAAGTAACCTCAACAAATTTGTACACAGGCTATTACTCAAATCCTGAAAGTTGACCAAGACATTCACTTTGCAGATGTGAAAAAGTATTTTTCAAGTAAGTGCAAGAATGTTGGGAAGATCCCCAACCTAGTTAATCaacttaatgtttatcctgatagGACTGGTTTATTGAGAGTTAGGAGTAAATATTCTCGTTGGAAGTGTGATGAAAGTATTCGTTATCCCATATTGTTGTCAAAGCACAGTGAGTTTGTGAGATTGATAATTTTAAGTTTACATTGTGCATTATCCCATTCAGGTTGCTATGTAATTTTAACCGAATTAAGAAAGCAGTATTGTGTACCGCACTACTTCTCTTTTGTAAAACGTGTATTGAAGGAGTGTATTACTTGTAGCAAGGTGAAACAGAGAACTATTAAACTTATTCAATCACCATACAGAGAATTTAGACTGGAACCCCCTAACattccatttaaatatatttttattgatcactTGGGATATTTTCAGGTAAAATATCAACAGAAGAAAATTAAGGTCTGCATTTTGTGCATCACTTGTTTATGGTCGAGAGCAATAAATTTGAAGATATGTTTTGATCTTAGTACTGTAGAATTCTTGAGAGCCTTCCAGATCCATACTTATGAATATGGCATTCCTGAATTGTGCTTATCAGATTTAGGTTCATCATTGGTAGCTGGAGCAAATATAATGACTGATTTCTTGAGGGATTCTGATACTCAAGCATATTTTGGAGAAAATAATGTGAAGTCTACCACATTTGAACAATATTTCAAGGGTTGTCATCCTTTGGGAGGTTTAGTTGAAGTTTGTGTTAAAATGGTGAAGCAACTAATTCATGGCTCTATTAAAAATTACGTGTTGGAATACAGAGATTTTGAGTTCATTGTTGCTCAAACAATTTATCAAGTCAATCGTAGACCTGTTGCATTTGTTGAAGGATTGAGAGATGAAAGTAATGACTTTATTCCAGACCCGATAACTCCTGAAAGACTTATCTATGGTTATGATAGGATCTCTCTTAATCTTATCCCCTCTTTGCAGCCAGACCCAGAAATGGATTCTGAATGGATTGCAAATAAGGAGCCACTATTGCACATTAAAGAGAgctataataaattgaaaaatgtacgAAAGGCTCTGACTGAAACCTATAATAAGGAATTTTTGGCTCATTTAATGAAGCAAGCGGTCAACGTTAAGAGTAGATACAAACCTGTTACGCATAAACCACTTCATCCAGGTGATAttgtattgataaaagaaaattgtaaaccctTTAATTATCCAATGGCGGTGGTGAAGGAGACAGTAATAAACACTATTGGGGAGACAACTAATGCAATTTTATTGAAAGGTAGAACTCGCGAATTAGTAAAGCGTCATGTAAGCTCTTTGATTCCAATTTTAAGTGTAAATGAAATGCATGTAAATTCTGATCAGTCTGGGATATCTGTTATTACTGATGACTCTTTTCAGATTGTAAATAAGGTGCGACGGAAAGCTGCCATGGAAAGTGAAAGCAGAACTAAAAATATGCTTAACtagcgtgacatatatgttacgTAAAACATATGTTCAGTTAACTTACACCACACGTTTACATGTTGAAACTTGTTTCATGAGAGGTCCTGTGTGTGAGAGTTAATACATGTATCTACTTGCATACAAGtttttacaggaatagaagttCATTCAAGGGAGTGACACCGTTCTGTGCAGAAGTGCTGGTTTTGCTCCGGTGTGAAAATGAGTTCAGGCAAAAAGTGagtattattttgccattttcattagatatattgtattgttttttgataaaatacttgaaatatggctATAGAGAAATTTCTGTGCTAATAATGAATATCTAAGATTTATAATATTGGCAGCagtgcattttatattttctgtgacatatatgttacgctaggatgatacagggacatttatgcctttttctattttactgtatgtaAACTGAGAGTAATATCTTTCTAGTGATATAAAACATTCTAtggcttcattttctttcttttactttactttactacacTAGTTATTTCAACTCATTAATAAGTTACTTTGTTAAATTTAATCCAGAGataacacgtttttattattttttcaggtCTCTGACTGTCAATGAAATACTAGCAGAGTTAGAGAAAGAAGATATTGCTGCAGATGTTTTTATTGAGCGTGCTGATGATGGTCTGACTGACGAAGATTCTGCTGATGAAGATCAAGGTGGTCTAATTGATAATCTCTCTGGTAAACAATTAGATGCTGCAGGTGAAGCAGCTCTTCCAAATGGAGTTCGGCTTGGAAATTTAGGAGAGGACTTGGAGAACTATGATGACTCTAGTTATTGCTTCAAAACTCCAAAGTggactagaaaggcaacattttctTCAAAACCAATTTTTCCTGAGGCAAATTACAGTCAATACCGGAACTTATCACCATGTGAATTATTCGAATTGTTTTTTGATGAGGAAGTTTTCAGATTGATAATAGAACAGCCAGCTCTTTATGCTCGTTACAAGGGAGAAATTTCCTtctcaacaaatgaaaaagaactaaaggttttccttggcatattacttttatctggcattgttccagttccatcacggagactttactggaagaattctccagtgactagaaatgaggcagtgtattctgcaatgagaaggaacagatttgataaaataatgcaGTTCATACATTTAGCATATAATACTAATCTTGATGATTCAGATAAATATGCTAAACTCCATCCCCTGATAAGGCTACTTTCCACTCGATTTTTGTCTCATTTTTAACCAGAGCAGCATCTATCTCATGAggcaatggttgaatattttggccgccatggatgcaagcagtgtattcgaaacaaaccaatacgctttggttataaagtttggtgcctgaatactgatgcaggctatttagtaagctttgacttataccaaggtaaaacatatgaaggtAATTCATATGAGGAGAAAGCGTTTGGCAAACGTGGAGCCACTGTTCAGAAAAATATAAAGTCATTGCCAGATGATAAAATACAACTCCCATACAGCTATTACTTTGATAACCTTTTtacctcttttcctcttctccaacacctgagtgagcaaaactatactgctacgggaacaataagagacaataggctgaaaaaatgccctttgaaagcagtttctgagatgaaaaaagaaaaaaggggaacatcagacttcatcatagataaggcaaataacatttcattatgcagatggatggataattcggttgtcaccattgcatcaactgctcatggaagggaaccccttagtaaggtgaaaagatactctcaaaaagagaaaaaaaatattgaagttgactgcccattagttattcgagaatacaataaccacatgggtggaactgaccgtcaagaccagaatgtgaataattatagagtatctattagggggtaagaagtggtggtggtgtatttttacctggttATTAGATGTATCAGTGCAAAATGCTTGGATTCTTCATAAAAAGTCAGGTGGATGTTTACCTCAGCTAGATTTCAAAGAACAGATTGCTGAAAGCTATCTGAAGAGATATGGGATCCCTCCTAAAGGGCCTGGGAGACCTTCCCAGGGGGAAACAGGTTGTAAGAGAGTTCTTGGTGACATTCGTTTTGATGGAATAGAACACTACCTGATAGAGACCCCAAACAAGAAAAGACGTAGATGTGCTGGAAATCTGTGTAGCAAATCTCCTTCCAGTCAGTGTAATAAGTGTGATGTAggtctgtgtttgtcttgcaatttagcatttcacacaaaatagacttcaatgatgtgccacatgatgtatcagttgcaatgaaaagttgattattttatgttagcattttgaactggcaatttaatctttgttttgattctaagtgcaagatttaatacaatgactatttcttttggcttgtttttttattgtaattttcaaattccattcatttggtggttgtgactacggtagttcatgtatgaaaacagtagacttcttttgtatttagttatgtcacttatataacagcaaacaataaacctttcaaaatagaacagaatttttcatatttcccccaaatgtactcgttactgcctagcgtgacatatatgtcacactccattattcattgtacaatgaatgcagctgaaaaaaattatgtattctactgattttggatccttatgaactagatttagtgtaaaaatttgaaatccaaagaaaaaaaaatttgggaagaaATGGGTTAATGAATAATTCAGTTCTGT
The nucleotide sequence above comes from Palaemon carinicauda isolate YSFRI2023 chromosome 18, ASM3689809v2, whole genome shotgun sequence. Encoded proteins:
- the LOC137657433 gene encoding uncharacterized protein, with protein sequence MARKDYTLVGYRNLRLPFGLVCSPCLLLLGLYKILMIDTDMDSKEIKELKRHIYSLIYMDNGSITSNTKEELQWAFDNLKNIFEPYKFFLQQFVTNDKELQDKIDENESKKTSTEVKLLGMVWNRLDDTLRTRHLQLDIGADNKRKVLKSIAAHYDVFGFTGPILNRARLFLHKLQCDGSFDWDMKLDASLLREWKNICRQVNASPEIKIQRFVGRRNSQYRLVAFTDSSKDIYGTTVYIQEIDSLEVSFVLARNRIVNKVLSAKGILSLEFQSIVLGSEVLIDLYKDLVGPACVTPLDIVELKLYSESSFSCLD
- the LOC137657434 gene encoding uncharacterized protein, which encodes MDMQISRDDILNIQVPNPLAKPDLSALEVHNYQAITQILKVDQDIHFADVKKYFSSCYVILTELRKQYCVPHYFSFVKRVLKECITCSKVKQRTIKLIQSPYREFRLEPPNIPFKYIFIDHLGYFQVKYQQKKIKVCILCITCLWSRAINLKICFDLSTVEFLRAFQIHTYEYGIPELCLSDLGSSLVAGANIMTDFLRDSDTQAYFGENNVKSTTFEQYFKGCHPLGGLVEVCVKMVKQLIHGSIKNYVLEYRDFEFIVAQTIYQVNRRPVAFVEGLRDESNDFIPDPITPERLIYGYDRISLNLIPSLQPDPEMDSEWIANKEPLLHIKESYNKLKNVRKALTETYNKEFLAHLMKQAVNVKSRYKPVTHKPLHPGDIVLIKENCKPFNYPMAVVKETVINTIGETTNAILLKGRTRELVKRHVSSLIPILSVNEMHVNSDQSGISVITDDSFQIVNKVRRKAAMESESRTKNMLN